A window of Citrus sinensis cultivar Valencia sweet orange chromosome 7, DVS_A1.0, whole genome shotgun sequence contains these coding sequences:
- the LOC127898796 gene encoding disease resistance protein SUMM2-like has protein sequence MLDVVRDMALWIACETEKEKINFLVCAGAGLEEAPDVKEWENVRRLSLMQNQIETLSEVPTCPHFVTLFLDFNGELKMIADGFFQLMPSLKVLKMSNCWNLKFLVGMSKLGSLQLLDISQNAIEELPEELKLLINLTCLNLRGTGQLNKIPRQLISNFSRLHVVLMLGIGQFNFHEAPEDNALFGGGEVLIQVLLGLKYLEVLELTLGSYHALQILLSSNQSKSCIRSLLLHKFRGTTPIIDATAFAELNHLNELFINNSIELIELKIDYTEIVQKRQEPFVFRSLHRVTIFRARLGVRCCSF, from the exons ATGCTTGACGTTGTTCGTGATATGGCTCTATGGATAGCTTGTGAAACTGAGAAGGAGAAGATAAACTTTTTGGTTTGTGCAGGTGCTGGATTAGAAGAGGCACCGGATGTTAAAGAATGGGAAAATGTGAGAAGATTGTCATTGATGCAAAACCAAATTGAAACTCTGTCAGAGGTTCCCACATGCCCTCATTTCGTCACTTTATTTCTTGACTTTAATGGGGAGTTGAAGATGATCGCGGATGGCTTCTTCCAACTTATGCCTTCTCTCAAAGTTTTGAAGATGTCAAACTGCTggaatttgaaatttcttgTTGGGATGTCAAAGTTGGGTTCGCTACAGCTTCTTGATATTTCACAGAACGCCATAGAAGAGTTACCAGAAGAGTTGAAGTTGTTGATAAATCTGACATGTTTGAATTTGAGGGGGACAggccaattaaataaaattccacGGCAActaatatcaaatttttcaaGGTTAC ATGTGGTTCT AATGTTGGGTATTGGCCAATTCAATTTTCATGAAGCACCAGAAGACAACGCTTTATTTGGTGGGGGTGAAGTTTTGATACAGGTATTGCtcggtttgaaatatttagagGTATTGGAGTTGACCTTGGGAAGTTATCATGCTCTCCAAATTCTTTTGAGCTCAAATCAGTCAAAAAGTTGTATTCGATCTCTTCTCCTCCACAAGTTTAGAGGTACAACGCCGATTATTGATGCTACGGCTTTCGCAGAGCTAAACCACCTCAAcgaattatttattaataatagtattGAGTTGATAGAATTGAAGATTGATTATACAGAGATAGTACAAAAAAGGCAGGAACCTTTTGTTTTCCGCAGCCTTCACCGTGTTACCATATTTAGGGCCCGTTTGGGAGTgaggtgctgtagcttttaa
- the LOC127903803 gene encoding probable disease resistance protein At1g61300 isoform X1 has protein sequence MEAGRKFQVACLSEKDAWELFQEKVGEETLESDHDIVELAQTVAKKCGGLPLALITIGRAMAIKKTAEEWRHAIEVLRRSASEFPGAILLIDDKIEL, from the exons ATGGAAGCTGGCAGGAAGTTCCAAGTAGCATGCTTATCAGAAAAGGATGCTTGGGAACTGTTTCAAGAAAAAGTTGGGGAAGAAACTCTTGAGAGTGATCATGATATCGTTGAGCTAGCCCAAACCGTGGCCAAGAAGTGTGGTGGTTTGCCACTCGCACTTATTACTATTGGTCGAGCTATGGCCATCAAAAAGACAGCCGAGGAGTGGAGACATGCAATTGAAGTGTTAAGACGATCAGCTTCAGAGTTTCCAG gtgcaattctattgattgatgataaaattgagctataa
- the LOC127903797 gene encoding probable disease resistance protein At5g63020, with translation MGNIFQITCDGALFNRCLDCFLGKAAYIKNLKQNLADLETELGKLIDAKEDVMREVNAAERHPMMKRLTKVEGWLSRVEAAKSDGDKLIAFGSQEIKKLCLGGYCSKNCKSSYEFGKQVARKLGDVKTLMAEEAFEKVAEEVQPPLVDERPTEPTVVGFQSQFEQVCKCLEEESVRIVGLYGMGGVGKTTLLTHIHNNFLQSPTFNCVIWVLVSKDLRLENIQETIGDLRLENIQETIGEQIGLLNDTWKNKRIEQKAQDIFRILKEKKFLLLLDDLWQRVDLTKVGVPLPGPQNNASKVVFTTRSEEVCGLMGAHTRFKVACLSNIDAWELFRQNVGEETLNSDPDILQLAQAAARECDGLPLALITIGRAMACKKTPDEWIYDIEVLRTSSSQFPGLGNEVYPLLKFSYDRLPSDTIKSCLLYCSLYPEDYCISKEKLIDCWIGEGFLTERDRIGEQKEGYHILGILLHACLLEEGGDGEVKMHDVIRDMAIWIACDIEKEKENFFVNAGVGLVEAPDVTGWEKARRLSLMHNQITNLSEIPTCPHLLTFFLNKNRFQMIPNDFFQFMPSLKVLNLSYSKLTSLPLGISKLVSLQHLDLSESDIEELPGELKALVNLKCLDLEYTGNLITIPRQLISNLSRLHVLRMFGAGHNAFDEASKDSSLFGGGEFIVEELLGLKSLEVISFTLRSSHGLQMILSSDQLRSCTRALSFQCFNDSTSLEVSALADLKQLKMLRIARSEILEELKMDCAGEVRQFVFHSLNKVEIYGCSKLKDLTFLVFAPNLKSIKVTGSHAMEAIISVGKFAEVPEVMANLNPFAKLQNLEVIGAINLKSIYWKPLRFPHLKTMSFFHCNKLKMLPLDSNSAREHSIVIRGDRMWWAQLQWEDEATRNAFLPCFKS, from the coding sequence ATGGGTAACATTTTCCAAATCACATGCGACGGCGCTCTCTTTAACCGTTGCCTGGATTGCTTTCTTGGAAAAGCAGCATATATAAAAAACCTCAAACAAAATCTTGCAGACTTGGAGACTGAATTGGGAAAACTAATCGACGCAAAGGAAGATGTGATGAGGGAGGTCAACGCTGCTGAAAGGCACCCAATGATGAAAAGGCTGACCAAAGTTGAAGGCTGGCTTTCGAGGGTCGAAGCTGCTAAATCCGACGGTGACAAATTGATAGCATTTGGCtctcaagaaattaagaaactaTGTCTTGGAGGCTACTGTTCCAAGAACTGCAAGTCAAGCTACGAGTTTGGCAAACAAGTGGCTAGAAAGCTAGGAGATGTCAAGACTTTAATGGCTGAAGAAGCTTTTGAAAAGGTAGCTGAGGAAGTACAACCACCTTTGGTAGATGAGAGACCCACCGAGCCAACCGTAGTAGGCTTCCAATCACAATTTGAACAAGTCTGCAAATGTCTTGAAGAAGAATCAGTCAGAATTGTTGGCCTATACGGCATGGGCGGTGTCGGTAAAACCACACTATTGACTCATATCCACAATAACTTTCTTCAGAGTCCAACTTTTAATTGTGTGATATGGGTCCTAGTGTCAAAAGATCTGCGACTTGAAAACATTCAAGAAACTATCGGGGATCTGCGACTTGAAAACATTCAAGAAACTATCGGGGAGCAGATTGGTTTGTTAAACGATACATGGAAAAATAAACGAATTGAACAGAAAGCTCAAGACATCTTCAGGATTTTGAAGGAGAAGAAGTTTTTGCTGTTGCTAGATGACTTATGGCAGCGGGTTGATTTAACAAAAGTGGGCGTCCCTCTTCCTGGCCCGCAAAATAATGCATCCAAAGTGGTATTCACAACCCGTTCCGAAGAAGTTTGTGGTTTGATGGGAGCTCACACGAGGTTTAAAGTGGCGTGCCTGTCAAATATCGATGCTTGGGAATTGTTTCGGCAGAACGTTGGAGAAGAAACTCTGAACAGTGATCCCGATATTCTTCAACTCGCCCAAGCAGCAGCCAGAGAGTGTGATGGTTTGCCACTAGCACTTATTACCATTGGCCGAGCTATGGCTTGCAAGAAGACACCTGACGAATGGATTTACGATATTGAGGTGCTAAGAACATCAAGTTCTCAGTTCCCAGGTTTGGGAAATGAGGTTTATCCTCTTTTAAAATTCAGTTACGATAGATTGCCGAGTGACACAATTAAATCATGTCTCTTATATTGTAGTTTATATCCAGAAGATTATTGCATTTCTAAAGAGAAATTGATAGACTGTTGGATCGGCGAGGGATTTTTGACAGAAAGGGACAGGATTGGAGAACAAAAAGAAGGATACCATATTCTGGGCATTCTTCTTCATGCCTGCTTACTGGAAGAGGGAGGAGACGGTGAAGTAAAAATGCACGACGTGATTCGAGATATGGCAATATGGATAGCATGCGACATTGAAAAGGAGAAggagaatttttttgttaatgctGGCGTTGGATTAGTTGAAGCACCCGATGTCACAGGATGGGAAAAGGCGAGGAGATTGTCACTGATGCACAATCAAATTACGAATCTATCAGAGATTCCTACATGTCCTCATCTCCTTACTTTTTTCCTTAACAAAAATAGGTTTCAGATGATCCCCAATGACTTCTTCCAATTTATGCCCTCCCTCAAAGTTTTAAATCTGTCATACAGCAAACTAACCAGCTTACCATTGGGGATTTCAAAGTTGGTTTCACTGCAACATCTTGACCTGTCAGAATCCGACATAGAAGAGTTGCCAGGAGAGTTAAAGGCATTGGTAAATCTTAAATGTTTGGATTTGGAATATACAGggaatttaattacaattcCACGTCAACTAATATCTAATCTTTCAAGGTTACATGTGTTGAGAATGTTTGGTGCTGGTCATAATGCCTTTGATGAAGCATCAAAAGACAGCAGTTTATTTGGTGGGGGTGAATTCATAGTAGAGGAACTGCTTGGTTTGAAATCTTTAGAGGTGATTAGCTTCACCTTGAGAAGTTCTCATGGTCTCCAAATGATTTTGAGCTCGGATCAGTTACGAAGTTGCACTCGAGCACTCTCATTCCAATGCTTCAACGATTCGACATCGCTTGAAGTTTCAGCTTTGGCAGATCTGAAGCAACTTAAAATGTTGCGGATTGCAAGGAGTGAAATATTGGAGGAATTAAAGATGGATTGTGCAGGGGAAGTTCGACAGTTTGTTTTCCATAGTCTCAATAAGGTTGAAATATACGGTTGCAGTAAATTGAAGGACTTGACATTCCTTGTTTTCGCTCCAAACCTCAAGTCTATTAAAGTAACAGGTTCCCATGCTATGGAAGCAATCATAAGTGTGGGTAAATTTGCAGAAGTTCCAGAGGTAATGGCAAATTTAAACCCATTTGCAAAACTCCAAAATCTTGAAGTAATTGGTGCGATAAATTTGAAGAGCATTTACTGGAAGCCCCTGCGCTTCCCACATCTGAAAACAATGAGTTTCTTTCATTGCAACAAGCTTAAAATGCTTCCACTTGATTCCAATAGTGCAAGAGAGCATAGCATTGTTATTCGTGGAGACAGAATGTGGTGGGCACAGCTTCAATGGGAGGATGAAGCCACTCGAAATGCTTTTCTTCCCTGTTTCAAATCTTGA
- the LOC127903803 gene encoding probable disease resistance protein At1g61300 isoform X2 yields MEAGRKFQVACLSEKDAWELFQEKVGEETLESDHDIVELAQTVAKKCGGLPLALITIGRAMAIKKTAEEWRHAIEVLRRSASEFPGLGKEVQFY; encoded by the exons ATGGAAGCTGGCAGGAAGTTCCAAGTAGCATGCTTATCAGAAAAGGATGCTTGGGAACTGTTTCAAGAAAAAGTTGGGGAAGAAACTCTTGAGAGTGATCATGATATCGTTGAGCTAGCCCAAACCGTGGCCAAGAAGTGTGGTGGTTTGCCACTCGCACTTATTACTATTGGTCGAGCTATGGCCATCAAAAAGACAGCCGAGGAGTGGAGACATGCAATTGAAGTGTTAAGACGATCAGCTTCAGAGTTTCCAGGTTTGGGAAAAGAG gtgcaattctattga
- the LOC127903804 gene encoding uncharacterized protein LOC127903804, protein MGYKELFNYKHSSLRSVIERTFGVWKNTWKILRSMPSYPFKKQVKIVIATMALHNYIRRYSQNNDHFDEMTDEPSHSISEHIASHEESYETIDSTTQDIIILKDGIAASLMEAQQ, encoded by the coding sequence ATGGGTTATAAAGAATTGTTCAACTACAAGCACTCTTCCTTGAGAAGTGTTATTGAGCGTACTTTTGGGGTTTGGAAGAATACATGGAAGATTTTACGAAGTATGCCAAGCTATCCATTCAAGAAGCAGGTGAAAATAGTTATTGCTACCATGGCCTTGCATAATTATATCAGAAGATATTCACAAAATAATGATCATTTTGATGAAATGACGGATGAACCAAGTCATAGTATTAGCGAACATATTGCATCTCATGAAGAAAGTTATGAAACAATTGATAGCACAACTCAAGATATAATAATCTTGAAAGATGGCATTGCTGCAAGTTTAATGGAGGCACAACAAtag